In Deltaproteobacteria bacterium, one DNA window encodes the following:
- a CDS encoding HAMP domain-containing protein, giving the protein MFTIISLVILSVVLIVVLFFIGENLTRHIYNLREGVEIIAGGNLDYRVGINTKDEIGWLSMAFDEMVSRLNEYRKELESFSYSVSHDLRAPLRAIDGFSNMLLDDYRDRLDDEGKRLLNVVRDNTKKMGQLIDDILHFSHMGRKEITITEIGMDKLVSDVYAEIKASAPERKLQFNVKPLPPAYGDPAMLRQVVSNLLSNAVKFTREKDAAVIEVGSLGEEAEKLGSGGAGKEQNIYYVKDNGCGFDTKYADKLFGVFQRLHSMGEFEGTGIGLAIVQRIITRHGGRVWAEGKVGEGAVFYFTLPKRQT; this is encoded by the coding sequence TTGTTCACTATAATCTCTCTTGTGATTTTATCAGTTGTTTTGATAGTTGTTTTGTTTTTTATTGGGGAGAATTTGACAAGACATATCTATAATCTCCGCGAAGGGGTTGAGATCATTGCGGGTGGGAACCTTGACTATAGGGTGGGGATAAATACGAAGGATGAAATAGGCTGGTTATCCATGGCGTTTGATGAGATGGTAAGCAGACTAAATGAATATCGCAAGGAACTGGAATCCTTCAGTTACTCCGTATCCCACGACCTCCGCGCGCCTCTCAGGGCAATAGACGGGTTTTCAAATATGCTTCTGGATGATTACAGGGACAGACTTGACGATGAAGGCAAAAGGCTTTTGAATGTTGTCAGGGACAATACAAAGAAGATGGGGCAGTTGATAGACGACATCCTTCATTTTTCACATATGGGGCGCAAAGAGATAACGATAACAGAGATTGGCATGGATAAACTTGTAAGCGATGTTTACGCGGAAATCAAGGCATCTGCCCCGGAGAGAAAGTTGCAATTTAATGTGAAACCGCTTCCGCCTGCCTACGGCGACCCTGCTATGCTCCGTCAGGTTGTCTCAAACCTGTTGTCCAATGCTGTCAAGTTTACAAGAGAGAAGGATGCGGCGGTTATTGAGGTAGGAAGTTTAGGAGAAGAAGCGGAGAAACTGGGAAGCGGCGGGGCGGGGAAAGAACAAAACATTTACTATGTCAAAGACAACGGCTGCGGCTTTGATACGAAATATGCAGACAAACTATTCGGTGTCTTTCAAAGGCTTCACAGCATGGGGGAATTTGAAGGCACAGGCATCGGGCTTGCCATTGTCCAACGGATAATCACACGGCACGGAGGTCGTGTGTGGGCAGAG